The sequence AATTATTTTAGCACAAGCCTTTTATAAAAACTTTAAACTTAATTGGGCGCATTTTTATGCTATACTCAAAAATCTTATAAACTTTAAATCAAAGATTTTAATTTTAGCCTTTTATTAGCTTTTTATAAAGTTTCAAATTAAATTGAGGTATGAATCTCCCATGGAATTGAATCAACCACCACTCCCTACAGAAATTGATGATGACGCTTATCATAAGCCTAGTTTTAATGATTTGGGCTTAAAAGAATCGGTTTTAAAATCCGTTTATGAAGCCGGCTTCACTTCCCCAAGCCCCATTCAAGAAAAGGCCATTCCGGCTGTTTTGCAAGGCCGAGATGTCATCGCGCAAGCCCAAACAGGCACAGGAAAAACCGCCGCTTTCGCTCTGCCCATTATCAACAACCTTAAAAACAACCACACCATAGAGGCCTTAGTGATCACGCCCACTAGAGAATTAGCCATGCAAATTAGCGATGAGATTTTTAAATTGGGCAAACACACCAGGACTAAAACCGTGTGCGTGTATGGAGGCCAGAGCGTTAAAAAACAATGCGAATTCATTAAGAAAAACCCCCAAGTGATGATCGCTACACCAGGAAGGTTGTTGGATCATTTAAAGAACGAGCGCATCCATAAATTTGTGCCTAAAGTGGTCGTTTTAGATGAAAGCGATGAAATGCTGGATATGGGGTTTTTAGACGATATTGAAGAGATTTTTGACTATCTCCCTAGCGAAGTGCAGATTTTGCTTTTTTCAGCCACGATACCAGAGCCGATCAAAAGGCTAGCGGATAAGATTTTAGAAAACCCTATTAAAATCCATATCGCTCCTTCTAATATCACTAACACTGACATCACCCAACGCTTTTATGTGATCAATGAGCATGAGAGGGCTGAAGCGATCATGCGCCTTTTAGACACCCAAGCGCCCAAAAAGAGCAT is a genomic window of Helicobacter pylori oki112 containing:
- a CDS encoding DEAD/DEAH box helicase, with the protein product MELNQPPLPTEIDDDAYHKPSFNDLGLKESVLKSVYEAGFTSPSPIQEKAIPAVLQGRDVIAQAQTGTGKTAAFALPIINNLKNNHTIEALVITPTRELAMQISDEIFKLGKHTRTKTVCVYGGQSVKKQCEFIKKNPQVMIATPGRLLDHLKNERIHKFVPKVVVLDESDEMLDMGFLDDIEEIFDYLPSEVQILLFSATIPEPIKRLADKILENPIKIHIAPSNITNTDITQRFYVINEHERAEAIMRLLDTQAPKKSIVFTRTKKEADELHQFLASKNYKSTALHGDMDQRDRRASIMAFKKNDADVLVATDVASRGLDISGVSHVFNYHLPLNTESYIHRIGRTGRAGKKGMAITLVTPLEYKELLRMQKEIDSEIELFEIPTINENQIIKTLHDAKVSEGTISLYEQLTEIFEPSQLVLKLLSLQFETSKIGLNQQEIDAIQNPKEKTPKPSNKKTHQHEQARSFKKGQHRDRHPKTNHYSKKPKRR